In Pithys albifrons albifrons isolate INPA30051 chromosome 6, PitAlb_v1, whole genome shotgun sequence, a single genomic region encodes these proteins:
- the HAUS2 gene encoding HAUS augmin-like complex subunit 2 gives MATPELSLLEASRRDSGRHPSAERCCRIPASPSPHPRGAAEPQPEQSSGLDAERSGGEGRPEGPGQRSAVSALLQRCVAEGAVSQETLDLTCRETPCFVKFSEMEKAANMQAEMNEIKLKTEIMQLENETADITHHFYLGKKCKILQDMNRHLEAVLKEKRALRKRLIKPRCQDSLPVEATFHKCIVQLLTEAVTFIEKLESHLQSVRSIPQIPNMMKNMDTALTKTEVLVMDLEELTEQILKWRELQKEVYSGSIWKSAELDFGLSLT, from the exons ATGGCGACGCCCGAGCTCTCCCTGCTGGAGGCATCCCGCCGGGACTCGGGCAGGCACCCCTCGGCCGAGAGGTGCTGCCGCATCCCCGCCAGCCCCAGCCCACATCCCCGCGGCGCGGCCGAGCCCCAGCCTGAGCAGAGCTCGGGGCTCGATGCGGAGCGCAGCGGCGGGGAGGGCCGGCCGGAGGGGCCCGGGCAGCGCTCAGCCGTGTCCGCGCTGCTGCAGCGGTGCGTGGCTGAGGGCGCCGTGAGCCAG GAGACATTGGATTTAACTTGCAGGGAAACACCATGCTTTGTGAAATTCTCAGAGATGGAAAAAGCGGCAAACATGCAAGCTGAAATGAATGAG ataaaactgaaaactgaaattatgCAGTTGGAGAATGAGACAGCCGACATTACTCACCATTTTTACCTAG ggAAAAAATGCAAGATTTTGCAAGATATGAATAGACACTTGGAAGCTGTACTGAAAGAGAAGAGGGCTCTCAGAAAGAGGTTGATAAAACCCAGATGTCAAGACAGCCTGCCTGTTGAGGCTACTTTCCACAA GTGTATAGTACAGTTGCTGACTGAGGCTGTGACTTTCATTGAGAAGCTTGAAAGCCATTTGCAGTCTGTAAGAAGCATCCCTCAGATACCGAATATGATGAAGAATATG GACACTGCTCTGACCAAAACAGAAGTGCTCGTGATGGACTTGGAGGAGCTGACAGAGCAAATACTGAAATGGAGAGAACTGCAAAAAGAAGTGTATTCTGGCAGCATATGGAAAAGTGCTGAATTGGACTTTGGCTTATCTTTAACTTAA